A single Ctenopharyngodon idella isolate HZGC_01 chromosome 22, HZGC01, whole genome shotgun sequence DNA region contains:
- the her9 gene encoding hairy-related 9 → MPADNMEKQTASPIAGAPASGSHTPDKPKNASEHRKSSKPIMEKRRRARINESLGQLKTLILDALKKDSSRHSKLEKADILEMTVKHLRNLQRVQMTAALSADTNVLSKYRAGFNECMNEVTRFLSTCEGVNAEVRSRLLNHLSGCLGQMMAMNYPQPAPSQQAHLAQPLHVQLPSTLPINGASMGSKLSPSEAVSPKVFGGFQLVPATDGQFAFLIPNPAFASATTPVIPLYANASVPVAVNASPVQASSAPTVASPVQGMTSFAGVSQAVSPVGVSAGAESNEPVWRPW, encoded by the exons ATGCCAGCCGATAATATGGAGAAGCAGACCGCATCACCTATTGCTGGTGCCCCTGCCAGTGGATCTCATACTCCGGACAAACCAAAGAATGCCAGCGAGCACAGAAAG TCTTCAAAGCCAATCATGGAGAAACGCCGCAGAGCGAGAATTAACGAGAGCCTTGGACAGCTGAAGACCCTGATACTCGATGCTCTTAAAAAAGAT AGCTCCAGACACTCTAAATTGGAGAAAGCTGATATTCTTGAGATGACAGTCAAGCACCTGCGCAATTTGCAGCGTGTTCAGATGACCG CGGCCCTGTCAGCTGACACAAACGTCCTCAGCAAATACCGCGCAGGATTCAACGAGTGCATGAACGAGGTGACCCGGTTTCTCTCTACCTGCGAGGGGGTGAATGCGGAGGTTAGGTCGCGACTTCTCAACCACCTGTCTGGTTGTTTGGGACAGATGATGGCCATGAACTACCCTCAACCTGCCCCATCTCAGCAGGCTCATTTGGCTCAGCCTCTTCACGTGCAGCTTCCTTCAACTTTGCCCATCAACGGCGCCTCAATGGGCTCCAAACTCAGTCCTTCAGAAGCGGTTTCACCTAAAGTCTTTGGAGGATTCCAGCTGGTGCCAGCCACCGACGGACAGTTTGCTTTTCTTATCCCCAACCCAGCTTTCGCTTCTGCTACAACCCCAGTCATTCCCTTGTACGCAAACGCAAGTGTTCCAGTGGCTGTCAACGCCAGTCCCGTCCAGGCCAGCTCAGCTCCCACGGTGGCATCTCCCGTGCAGGGAATGACCTCCTTCGCGGGCGTTTCACAGGCCGTCAGTCCCGTTGGTGTTAGTGCCGGAGCAGAAAGCAATGAACCGGTGTGGAGACCTTGGTAG